A window from Rhodothermales bacterium encodes these proteins:
- a CDS encoding lysophospholipid acyltransferase family protein, with translation MRPVWRLTRAFFSTLAHCVHLILTLHRVPEADRPRYRAYKQQAGCRGICRALDVEVQLHGELPSQDGMLAVSNHLGLLDTVAIASRLHVTFVSKAEVRHWPFVGWVTRLVGVIFVERERKMQTGQLVEQVQQRLREGVSVLVFPEGTTSNGTGVLTFKTGSFAAVAGLPDTAVLPLCLKGVSVAGREDPAFLRQVLTWTSETTMFKHAWQLLKAKRIVISLHVGEPVATAGRDRKELARLTQEAVESLGGFRISEGASS, from the coding sequence ATGCGTCCGGTCTGGCGGCTCACGCGCGCGTTTTTTTCTACCCTGGCGCATTGCGTTCATCTGATCCTCACGCTGCATCGCGTGCCCGAGGCCGATCGGCCCCGGTACCGCGCGTACAAGCAGCAAGCCGGCTGCCGCGGCATCTGCCGCGCGCTCGACGTGGAGGTGCAGCTCCATGGCGAACTACCGTCTCAAGATGGGATGCTCGCCGTCAGCAACCACCTCGGGCTGCTCGATACGGTGGCCATCGCATCGCGCCTGCATGTCACGTTTGTTTCCAAGGCCGAAGTGCGGCACTGGCCGTTCGTGGGCTGGGTGACCCGGCTGGTTGGCGTCATCTTTGTAGAGCGTGAGCGCAAGATGCAAACCGGGCAGCTGGTCGAGCAGGTCCAGCAGCGGCTCAGGGAAGGCGTCTCCGTGCTCGTCTTTCCGGAGGGGACGACCAGCAACGGGACGGGGGTGCTCACCTTCAAGACCGGCTCCTTCGCGGCCGTAGCGGGTCTCCCCGACACCGCCGTCCTGCCGCTCTGTCTGAAAGGCGTTTCGGTGGCCGGGCGCGAGGATCCCGCTTTCCTGCGGCAGGTCTTGACTTGGACGAGCGAGACCACGATGTTCAAGCATGCGTGGCAACTTCTGAAAGCCAAGCGCATTGTTATATCGCTGCATGTCGGCGAGCCGGTGGCCACGGCCGGGCGGGATCGAAAAGAGCTGGCCCGGCTCACACAGGAGGCCGTCGAATCCCTCGGCGGCTTTCGCATCAGCGAAGGCGCATCCTCCTGA
- a CDS encoding ATP-binding protein, whose protein sequence is MCWPVFAQDAPYHEQVGYAYDLHRFPAEAYAGHGQNWGVVQDRRGIAYVANHSGILEYDSARWRRIRMANGEGAFSVALSDSGVVFVGGRGEIGYLAADSLGAMQFVSLLGYVPADRRNFTYVWNTVRTSHGVFFQTNKRILRWDGQAMKVWDSDLRMHTAFGVEDRFFVRTDSIGLQEISGDELHAVAGGDLFARKRIVSMTPAGASSILIAAQKGIDGPLELYLMVEGDISPIEVDDHLKGSEIAYYNGVALPSGYLALSTMGSGVVIIRRDGQLIQVLDENYGVPRDGNGMHVDANGGLWIAHNANGVSRVNAPVALTEFGPSHGLPEVHDMIRFGDRFYTASANGIFRLKQRDPSDGGLYNPRAFEAVAEKPLTAWAFAAFRGELFAGTEEGVMRLAGDRFKLLPLEEPIKNVRRIVASERYPDRVYLGMQKGLGRLEKKGSTWDVVRFADEISDPVLSMSEEGDGTLWVVTRSSENALWKIRFAGPSDRTGVITRIDPEAMPWDGHVVLAAVDGTMRFVPRRGLFMHETDGAGADRFVADTLLASPHIVNDSLVTLSEIGDVVWLVYRDHLVYAQKTEEGGYVRHTLEEVNMPRWGASVSVYEDHYGTMWIACGSNLYRYVERLDTGVDRTVYFNPLIRRVTIAATDSLLLANPGEAWTQFGTRLELDHETNDLTFDFVLPEYTTPDEVLYKYKLEHFDSRWSDWSPATSATYRNLGAGVYEFKVQAQTRSHLFTNEVSASFRIHRPWYWNGLAWTLYGLILLTPVVQFVRHRRAREELKELERERSVNQRLNEANSQLRTANETLKQANKLKDEFLANASHELRTPLTAILGFTDVLKEEIPAGQIEFLELIDENGKRLLKTINSLLDLTKLRAGMLEVRLEVLDICEKSEEVVDMMSQLARNKHLHMHVRRPDAPIETLLDTHCFERIMYNLIGNAIKFTDEGEIAVEVEQEGNEVRIHVSDTGVGIAESFIPHLFSEFKQEPRDDGQPEGSGLGLAITSHLVDLMGGRILVKSVKGSGSTFTIVFPIHREAGDGHAASSASGDWTESASTPYPSS, encoded by the coding sequence ATGTGCTGGCCGGTTTTCGCACAGGATGCCCCCTATCACGAGCAGGTCGGCTACGCGTACGATCTCCATCGTTTTCCGGCGGAAGCCTACGCCGGCCACGGACAGAACTGGGGCGTGGTGCAGGATCGGCGCGGGATCGCCTACGTTGCGAACCACTCCGGCATTCTCGAATACGACAGCGCGCGCTGGCGACGCATCCGGATGGCCAACGGCGAAGGGGCCTTTTCCGTCGCCCTGAGCGACAGCGGCGTTGTGTTTGTCGGCGGACGCGGCGAAATCGGATACCTCGCGGCCGACTCGCTGGGCGCCATGCAGTTCGTGTCCCTCCTCGGGTACGTGCCGGCGGACCGGCGCAACTTCACCTACGTCTGGAATACGGTCCGGACATCCCACGGCGTCTTTTTCCAGACCAACAAACGCATTCTTCGGTGGGACGGCCAGGCCATGAAGGTTTGGGATTCCGACCTGCGCATGCACACGGCCTTCGGCGTGGAGGATCGATTTTTTGTGCGCACCGATTCGATCGGCCTCCAGGAGATTTCCGGCGACGAATTGCACGCCGTGGCCGGAGGAGACCTGTTTGCCCGGAAGCGGATCGTGTCGATGACGCCGGCGGGTGCCTCCAGCATACTCATCGCCGCCCAGAAGGGGATCGACGGTCCGCTCGAATTGTACCTCATGGTCGAGGGCGACATCTCCCCGATCGAGGTGGACGACCACCTGAAAGGCAGTGAGATCGCCTATTATAATGGTGTGGCCCTGCCCAGCGGCTATCTCGCGCTGAGCACGATGGGCAGCGGCGTCGTTATCATCCGCCGGGATGGGCAGCTCATTCAGGTCCTGGACGAAAACTACGGGGTCCCGCGCGACGGCAACGGGATGCACGTGGACGCCAACGGCGGGCTCTGGATCGCGCACAACGCGAACGGGGTCTCGCGTGTCAACGCGCCCGTGGCGCTCACCGAGTTCGGTCCCTCGCACGGCCTGCCGGAAGTGCACGACATGATTCGTTTCGGCGACCGGTTTTATACCGCTTCCGCCAACGGCATATTCCGTCTCAAACAGCGCGATCCGTCGGATGGGGGGCTCTACAACCCCCGGGCCTTTGAAGCCGTCGCCGAGAAGCCGCTCACGGCCTGGGCTTTCGCCGCCTTCCGGGGCGAATTGTTCGCCGGCACCGAGGAAGGCGTGATGCGCCTCGCCGGCGACCGGTTCAAGCTCCTGCCCCTGGAGGAGCCGATCAAAAACGTGCGCCGCATCGTAGCGTCCGAGCGGTACCCGGATCGGGTATACCTCGGGATGCAGAAGGGGCTCGGGCGGCTCGAGAAAAAAGGCAGCACCTGGGACGTGGTTCGCTTCGCCGATGAAATCAGCGATCCGGTGCTTTCCATGAGCGAGGAGGGCGATGGGACGCTGTGGGTCGTGACGCGCAGTTCGGAAAATGCGCTGTGGAAGATCCGCTTCGCCGGCCCGTCCGACCGCACCGGCGTCATCACCCGCATCGACCCCGAAGCCATGCCCTGGGACGGCCACGTCGTGCTCGCCGCCGTCGACGGGACGATGCGCTTCGTGCCTCGTCGCGGGCTGTTCATGCATGAAACGGACGGCGCCGGCGCGGACCGCTTCGTGGCGGATACGCTGCTCGCCTCGCCGCACATCGTGAACGATTCGCTGGTCACGCTATCGGAGATCGGCGATGTCGTGTGGCTCGTGTACCGGGATCATCTGGTTTATGCGCAGAAAACTGAGGAGGGCGGCTACGTGCGTCATACCCTGGAGGAAGTGAACATGCCGCGCTGGGGGGCTTCGGTGTCGGTGTACGAGGATCACTACGGGACGATGTGGATCGCCTGCGGGAGCAACCTCTATCGGTATGTGGAGCGGCTCGACACCGGCGTGGATCGCACGGTCTATTTCAACCCCCTCATCCGCCGCGTCACCATCGCGGCCACCGATTCCTTGCTGCTGGCCAACCCCGGCGAAGCCTGGACGCAGTTCGGGACGCGCCTCGAACTGGACCATGAGACGAACGACCTGACGTTCGACTTTGTGCTGCCGGAGTATACGACGCCGGATGAGGTGCTCTATAAATACAAGCTCGAGCACTTCGACAGTCGCTGGTCGGATTGGTCGCCGGCTACGTCCGCCACCTATCGCAACCTCGGGGCCGGCGTGTATGAGTTCAAGGTGCAGGCGCAGACGCGCTCGCACCTGTTCACCAACGAAGTATCGGCCTCGTTTCGCATCCATCGGCCGTGGTACTGGAACGGCCTGGCGTGGACCCTGTACGGGCTCATCCTGCTCACGCCGGTCGTGCAATTCGTCCGGCATCGCCGCGCACGGGAGGAATTGAAGGAGCTGGAGCGTGAACGCTCGGTCAACCAGCGGCTCAACGAGGCGAATAGCCAGCTCCGCACCGCCAATGAGACCCTGAAGCAGGCGAACAAGCTGAAGGACGAGTTCCTCGCAAACGCCTCGCACGAGCTGCGTACCCCGCTCACCGCGATTCTGGGGTTCACCGACGTGCTGAAAGAAGAAATCCCGGCCGGTCAGATCGAATTTCTGGAATTGATCGACGAGAACGGCAAGCGTCTGCTCAAAACGATTAATTCGTTGCTCGATCTGACGAAACTCAGGGCCGGGATGCTCGAAGTGCGCCTGGAGGTGCTCGACATCTGCGAGAAGTCGGAAGAAGTCGTCGACATGATGTCGCAGCTGGCCAGAAACAAGCACCTGCACATGCATGTGCGGCGGCCCGATGCGCCGATCGAGACGTTGCTCGATACGCATTGCTTCGAGCGCATCATGTATAACCTGATCGGGAATGCGATCAAGTTCACGGATGAAGGCGAAATCGCGGTCGAGGTGGAACAGGAAGGGAACGAGGTCCGGATCCATGTCAGCGACACGGGGGTGGGCATCGCGGAGAGTTTCATCCCCCATTTGTTCAGCGAGTTCAAACAGGAGCCGCGCGATGACGGTCAGCCGGAAGGCAGCGGCCTCGGCCTGGCTATCACGTCGCATCTGGTCGACCTGATGGGAGGCCGGATCCTCGTCAAAAGCGTAAAAGGCAGCGGCAGCACCTTCACCATCGTCTTTCCGATCCATCGGGAAGCCGGCGACGGGCATGCCGCATCCAGCGCTTCGGGGGATTGGACCGAGTCGGCCTCAACCCCCTATCCTTCTTCATAA